DNA sequence from the Acanthopagrus latus isolate v.2019 chromosome 15, fAcaLat1.1, whole genome shotgun sequence genome:
ATATAAAGGTTTAACCAAGGCATATGAcggtaaaaatgttttaaaaggtCAAGTGTGTAGGATTGCAACCAAATGAACCTTCAGTGGCCAGTAAAAACtaagccagtgtttggtttcagaaacatggcggtgcaatAGGGTTGGGTGATTAGAGGAATACATTGTTTATGGGTGATTGTTAGTTGGTTTGTTGGAGCTGATATCTTGgtagatttttttaatattttttttttaatcaaattaatggTGTGCCTCCTTCAAAATGTgactaaatgaataattaaccATAAGAGCCAAAAATAGGAATGGGCAAAATCTGTGGTTTTCTTACCGTTATCTGTAAACAGACAAGGAGGAGTATAACTAAGTAGCGCAAAGAAATGCCAGCAGACAGTGTGGGGAGCAGGGCTCTGTGCACAAGTTACTGGAGCAAGTTGACGAGCAATGCAGCTGTGCCACTCGCGCTGCAGAATTGGGAATAAATGTAACCTATATGCAAGTTCAGAATCTGAGACTTGCAGCTTGTCtcgtgagagaaaaaaagcctaCATGATTAAACACTCAGTGAATCGCTCAAGTGTATGAACAACAGCGACTAAACCAAACTCCTGCATAAACCTACACGTTTATAGTTAAGCTGTCTTGGCAAAATAGCTTACAGATCtcaattgtttttattttgatttattaaaaagtgCAACCTTCATCTTTGGTCTGTAATGTTTGAgtgaaattatgttttcacatttaagacCAAGGCTGTCAGAGGGTAGGGTAAAGGCACACCTGCACAAATGTATCAGCAATCGCTGATTGATATACTGACGGTTAGAGAACTTTACCATATGGCCCAACCCTACCATGGCAGACTCcagaggacctgctccctctgcacATATAAAAAGCTTATTCTGgggtaatgaaaacacaatgatccTTTTCAGGTGAGATGCTCTAATGAAAAGTTATAATAATGTATTCCATCTATGCCTAAAGATCCCATTGAATCCTGCACACAGGACCTTTAAAATAAGCCACTGACACGAACAAATGTCTTCATTTACTTGGGAGAAAAAAcaggctaaataaataaaaaatagtgtAAACAATATCGTCAGTAGCTGATCTTACAGTAATGTGCTCGTCATCAATGGAATCTGTACTTCCGTGCAGGCTTGATGTTGACATACGTCTTCTTCATGTCCTCTGCCTCGTCTTTCTTTACGAGTTGGTATCGCTCTCCTTTTGTGGTGACCACCTGGTTGCCGTGGTACCGAACTAGCTTCTTTGGAGCCTGCAAAAATtgcaccagtgtttttttttcccagcaatTTCATGGCATGAAAGAGATTTGAAACCTGCATTGTGATATACAGTATAACCACAGACTTACATCCTTTGGGGCAACAGGACGGTGTGTTTTGTTATCATCGTCATTGTCCACAAGCATGTACCTACAGGGAAGAAACAAAGTCAttaagactggaaaaaaaagaagtgaattCTACTCTCGAAAGGATTAAAGCAATCTTTACGCACTTCTCAAGGATGCTCTCTTTAAGTTTCTGGTCAGCCAGTGAGGAAATACTCTTCCCGTGGTTGACCTGAGGTAAGAGGACACCATTAAATCAGACTCAAGGTAGGAAGAGGCAGACATGAAAGGGAATggcagtgtctctgtgtgtgccaGAGACTCACGTTAAGAGGACTGGGGCTGAGTTGGACATCGCCCTCTATGATAAGGCGCACAGCTTCCTCCATGTCTCCTTTGGCAATAGAAAGGGCACTGCGAGCCTCCGACAGACTACACTTGGGAAACATCTCAAGCAGGTGCTGCTCCTGGGCCTCCCACTCAGATCCTGGTggctgcacatacacacacttgtaaTACTTAGATGGATGTGAGCAACATGTTATATTAAAATAGCACACACAGTAAGCAAAGGTGACATTATAGTGATTTAGAAATGATAAATGCGGCGATGGGTGCGGAAGTGATAACCTTGGCAGTGGCgccctctgtctgtgttttaaggcactgtgtttctctccctGGTGGAGGTTCACTGGGCAGGGTAGTGAGTTTCAATGAGATCTCTTCTGTCCTTGCCTTAGGCACAGCGTTTTCTTCGCCAGATaataaggaaacaaacaaactaacattagtACACTGCAGTAAAGAATGTTAGGCTGATCACACCCACCAAACCTGTGCGTCACTGCCCAACAAAGATTGTTTTGATGACTCGTTTGACAACATTATGAAAATGCTTTTAATATGAAGCCGCAGGAGTATCGTGGCAGTTTTTTCCTATCAACCAAAATGCTCTTGATAACCCTGGAgttacttaaagggatattccggtgtaagtttaatccatggtttgacacaccgtgacaccaagtaGGACCCCCCGTCGAGAGAGAAATTTGCAGACCGCTCGCTTACGAAGTTTTAACATCCTCAGAAAcaactgcacaacaacaatacactgcagtaaatgggtaTAGTATAGTTTATACGCAATCTTTATCActgcacttttttctttttttttttttttttactaaaaagGATGCTCAGTCTCTACAGATCAATCATTTCCCAATGTTGCAGCTTCAtattaaaagctttttattaTGAAGTAGGCTAGCTTTAACACTTACTGCTATCGTTCACAAAAACGTATCTACAGAGAAAAACCACGTTCGTTCTTTTGGCATTGTCTGAAATATGTCAAGGAGTAGTTTCATATAGTCTGTGTGGTAGCAATGGAATGAGAAGTTGTCAGATGAGCAGCTGCACACCTCCAGcttctcagtgaggtaaccAACTCCTTTCCCCTCACTGACGATATCAGGCTCCCTGTTTGCATTGTGTTTGATTCTGTACTATTGCCAAAGAGGCGCTTTCCGTTTAgcttccacaaaaaaaaaaatctgtgactTATTCACTATCAGTTAATAATACAGAGTGTGTTATCTGAGCATGTGTTGGTTAATAAAATCGACAAGTAAACAAATCAGTGCATGACCAAATATAATCTAACATGTATGTGCTAGAGATAAGAGATAAAATTAAAAGCACTACCTGAGGTCCGGGCAGTAGCCAGTTTTGTGGCCAGGCTGAACATCATTTCACAAACTTTAACACTGCCAAATGAAGAAACACAGAGTAGTGTCAGAGCTTGGTCCGTTTTTATCCCGACAAAGTGCAATCGAGATATAGAAAACACGGTCTTTTTGCTTACCTTTCAATTTCTGCAAAGCCAGGTATGTAAGCCTCTAGCATCTCTGCAAAGACATCCACGTCGAAGTTCTCATCAACACTGTTCTGGGAGCCCAGATCCTCCAGGACTCCGGTTATGTAAGACAGAAGCACCTCATCCAGAGAACTGCgttgaaaagtaaaaagaaaaggaagttACTGAGTGAACTTACCTTTGTGCAAGGATGCAAGTAAGCTGGATGACTGTCTACCTGAGATCCGCATCAGGGATGTAAGTCTGAATAAACTCGTGCAGCGCGTTGTGGATGATTTTCTGGAGGTCCATCGCGTTCTCCTGCTGAAACACAAGTCAAAGAGCCGGAGTAAAGGCTCTTATAACAAGCAGCGGGGCCGGCTAACCTTGAATAACCAAACACACCAGTTGTCACCCATGTACCAAATATGGAGCCCCGTGGGAATGTTACAAAAGCGTTGCTTACGAAAGCTTGGTTGTGAAAGCTTTCCTGCAGCATCTTCTGCTGCCACTGTACGAATCTTATCGTcggattttttcttttccaagacCAGCTGCATGAAATCAATTTATAGACACTTTCAACCAACATCGCCAGCGAGGCTAGCCCGGATGCGCCGATATCTAAGGCTAATAGTAAGTTAGCATTACAACCACTGGGGAGGCTACTGAACACGTTCAAACTGAGAAGTTCGCGGATGTTAAAGCAACCCTGATGTCACCTAACACGTCTTCTGCTTTACGCTCATGCAGAGCAATACAATAACCGCGCTAGCGCTGGTTTGTTAGCAGCGTTAGCATAGCAGCTAGTCGGATATTAGTTATCAGCTAACGGTTAATTAATACCGCCAGGGCTAACATGACGATATCATTTGCTAAACGGTTGCAGGGCAGCCGTATTTTTCCCACTATCCACCTCGTGCAGCTTTTGTTACACATCCTGGCAAATCCTCCCAACATTACTAATATTCATCCATCAACAAGGTTAACCTTCATCTTCGTATCCAGATATATCGGTGGGTTGATAGCGCACTAGCTTTCGTCGGCTAACAACAACCGCTCGCTAACGTTAACGCTTCATGCAGAACCAACCTCGGTTATTGAAGATTATTCAACCGGAGGGGCTTTGAATGGAGTGAAACTTACTTTGAGTGTAATTATAGGGGCATGAAGCTCAAAGTTTGCCCCAAATATGTGATGGGGGGGAAGGCTGGTTCAGTGCAGTGCTTACAGGCTCTGTCCGTGCAGCTGGTTAACCCGCACGATTCAAAACATTAGCACGTCACTTCCTGTGAATGGAACCAGACAGGCTCTTTTTCAACACGTTTACACGGCTGAAACTTACCTGGGTTGACATGAAATACTTTGTGAAACTAACCGACATATAAATGTATCATGTGTAACTTTCAGGGCAATCATTCAATTCTTTGTCAATACCTGCACAGGACACCTTAATAACTGAAACATATTCCTAAGTATGGCTGGGAGgatatgaaaatataatgtcGCGATTATCCTGTCCAACTTTATTGCGATTTACGGTATTATCCCGATAATCATCAGAATattctcaaacattttaaactgaaaCGGCACCAAAATATTCTGGAATCATTTTACAATTTGTCAgaaaacaatatattttcattgcatcacaaagctttttatttgttgaatcTTGAATAGGCCTTAAAATGATAGGGTCATACAGCACGAATAAAGGATAAATTATTGGCGCTAACATCATCTCTCTGTTCTTAGTTTGGAATCCATAGTATTCACACACATCcaatttgacttgttttttttgtaggaaTCCGATGTGCAGACCACGTCTTCAGCCGTGTTGACAAGCTTagacaattcaaaataaatcaggaaaccaaTATAGAGCTGGACTTCTttgttcattattattcatcatCTAGTCATTCATGTGAGGCTATTCATGATTATCTAGCTTCACAATTCCTGATCCCtgagaaaccttttttttgtagttGCCGATCAGAAACTGTTTTGACTGTCACTTAATTCTTTGAATCATTTCCTCACTAATACACTTCCTATACTGTTTTATATAATtgcaaactgaatatcttggTTTCGGACTGTTagctatacaaaaaaaaagacaatcaaaGGCGGAGTAAACGTTTGATTATTCGGACATCATATATAGATTAAGCAGCGAAATGATTACTTTATAGTATAATTTACAGATTGattaactgtgaaaataattataaattgCTGCCTTTGAAAAAAGTCTGAGAACTATCAGGACTGTGGACATCTACTCCCCAACCCCAGATTTCCTTCTGAACAGTTTAGCCTCTAATGGATcgacaaaaacaattaaaataggCTGCTGTCATATTATTAAAGGGCCAATATATGGTTTTGGAgaacaaatacaaactcagaatattaatatttacaagattaatgaggtcataatacaaGTTTAGAAGTATTAATTTTTTcctaaactgaataaacaagctgttcgcAGGGGAAAATGAGGTCCCTTAGAACACTGCTTGAtactagaaaggtggcagggtccgccaaatataaacaaagtaaaacagtatgaaattgtgttgtcatttaagaTCAGCTTGTTACACCAGTTTATTCAGTcgaaaaataaagtgtttattatgttttttttattatgtctATTTATGTaatgttaatttagtttgtttagacttaaaaaaaaaaacagtcactgaaGATTTGCATTCTCTCCTGATTAGAATTACTTTTAATACTTGTCCACATTAGACACGTCATCTTTTTTGTGAATAATATTTAAATTGTCACAACTTTTTTAGTAGTAATCCACACATCAGTAAATCAGAggtatatttatataatatagTGCAATCTTTCAGTGAAtgtgcaacagtgtgtgtgacgtTTTAAGGCAACAAGAACATCTCGTCAGGATTTAAACTATAAACCTTTTTCCTTGTCTTTTGGTAAGCAGGATTACAAACAAGAAAGGTAAAACAAGGCCTAAACAATCAAGAACAGACCTCAGCATCATTATGTGATTCCCTAATAAATTCTTCCTTGCAGCTGTCATCAAATATTTGTCTCCGGGAGATCAGTTTCATTGCAGAACTGAGGCTTTCGCGATAGATTTTACAGACTTTCTTCCCAATAAATGTGAAGCCTTCTGTGTCCTGACTCCGTGTCTGAACACTACACTGGGCCAGTAAATAGTCTACTCTCACTTGGACATTATCTTATATCTTTAGCCAGATCCATACATAGTTGATGATCAAGGTGTTATCTGAGGCaacatcagtgatgtcatcagatcCTGCTCTCGGTTACCTCCGCCTGTGTTGGTATTATAGCAGATATGTACCTGTAAATCATTAATGCCCCCCCCCAATTGTTTCCTCGCTCCCTCGGCGGTATCTCTTGCAGGCTGTAGTATTTCACCGGGAAATATGGTACACGCTGCTGATAAAACAAGCAAGAACAATTCTCGACTTGGCTGAACTCTGTTTCAACTCATGAGATCATGGCTAGACAGGTGGGGCTGAGGTATCGGGGCAGAGTGTGTAAAATCTACGGCAGAGGAGAGCATCTCGGCTTTCTCCCCGTGTGTCGACAGCTGACACTGCGAGCAAGCCTGCAGGCCATATAACACACACTTATACGCCATACACTCAGTAGCATCAGTACACTCTAATATTATGTTCATGCTTATGTTAAGATTGTACAGACTCaacatttaaaggcacagttcgCCCAAAAATGACAGTCATTATCAACTCATCCCCATGCCGCTGGATATTCAGGTAGAGGTTGTGgtagcttcacagcaaaacagtgttgcagcattccccataacaactgaagtggatggggacttgttttaaaagtcaCAGAAATAGCTGAAAGAcgacataaaatggctccatacagctagTCGGGCTCAGtcaaagtctctggaagcctGGAGATCCCGATTTGATTCAAAAAGAGcttatttacaccctttataATCTGAAATctccactgtagctgctgagctaaaagtgttagcatgcaccaagtctgaagtgggtgcactAGCTCCACTGTgtgtcaagggtgtaaataacatctcttGAAATTAATTTGGGATGTTTGGGCTTCCAGGGACTCGGATTGCACTGGACCAGCTGTATGGAGTCATTTTACGTTTTCTgggggttgttttgtttatgtttcaaatggagtccccatccacttcagttgttcaggagaatgctgcaactatgtttcactgtgaagctccagaaatatttgtGGACTATAAACTTAACTGTCCTCCTTTGACAAGAGAAGataatgtttgacttttatttacAGATGAACATATCCTTTAAGGCTTTCGAAAACCTGGTCATACCTCTACTCATACCTTGTTGTGGATGTCTTTATACAGACTGTGGGCTCGGATTTCCTCTGTGAAGTAATTAAAGAATTATCATGAAAAAGCATTTGCTGTTCTCCATACAAAGAAAATTCTTAACCGCAATAATGCATTGGACTACCAATATAAATGAATGATGTCCAAGCCACCCCTGCATCCTTTTCAATTCAGAATTCAGTGATAAATATTAACTCATGCTGTCAGACCCAAAGctgaactctttttttctcctctttccaaAGTAACAGCTAACCCAACACAAGGTGGCAGCATTGAGTTATCGGTGACAGCAAGACCTCGTCTACGTCTCCGAGAGATGGTTTTGCTCTTAACACCTTCCAGTAGAGACAAATCACCGAAAAAGAGACTTATCGCTAATATCAAGTCCACAATAGTTCATTGTTTCTCGGGATGAAATACTCTCTGTGTTACTTTTAGAACAGCCCCagtcattaacacacacaccttcgAACAAAGAGATTGTGCGTAGAGTTCAACTGTACAGGAGCAACGTTCTTGTGTTGAATTTCTGCGTTCAGTTTCCTTTATAACGTAGGACTTCACTTCTTTGTGCATGCAGTGGTGAAGCAGTTTGTGCATGAGTGCATGAGTCCATGTTTTTGCGTGAGTGAAAGAGGGCGAACGTAACTGAAGCACCAACAGCGTGCGTACTCTTCCAATCAGTGCTACCAGTTCTGttcaaaatataacaacaaaagaagagcattctgtttttaatgaactAAGATTATGACACCAGTTCCACCATATTGCACACTGTATAATATATGAATTTAATAAAAgattcttcctcttcctcctctgtagAACAAATATCACAGGTGAAATCACCTTTACTGTGCGGATGAACCATTTAATGACGAGGGTCAAGcgattctcctcctcctgccatgGCTGCACACCTCCTCAAACAgcacaagaaacaaacatcctGAGAAACATCCAGCGGTGCGATCATTGAAAACACGcctagaaacacacacacaataagtcAAATCAGTGTATACAAATGTCATGTACCTTCAGTTATAACAAGGAACACACTGCATCTTTAGCCTCCAGCTACATTATCATTTAAGACCGCCATTCAGGGAGCCACAAACAAGGAGGACGGTTGAGTTAAAATGCCATGTGACAGTACAACagataattaaatatatttgcaTATGTTCTATACAATGTATTTAGTGTACATTTGAAAAGACAGTGTCAGTTTTTGTCAGAATGCTCTGCTTTCAGGCGAAAGAACACAAATGTTGAACAAACGTCCAAGAGCTATTTTGTTCAAGCGCTGAAGAAATCATCTAAAAACTTTTATACTTTAACGTAAGTGGCAGGTTAATGTGTGCTAATGGTATGTTTACTCATCTCTGCTCCTATATGCCAGGGCACAATCAAGCATGTCATGCAACAATGTGGAGGCAGGGCACATAATGTGGATATTGTACTGGTGGCACAGATTTCCATTTTCACACAGACAATGGGGACCGGGGGGCTGGCTGgctgtgtctgtgagtgtgtgtgtgtgtgtgtcggggggggggagacgtctgagcaaaaaaaaaaaaaagaaaaagattttttttacaattctCATCAGAGTCACCAAAACACTAAATGATTTCCTGCCAAATTAATTACCCTTTACCCAACTTTAGACAATAATGCTCGGGGCTGTCTGTCGGAACGGTATTATTCTATTAACGTTCGATTTGCAGTTCAGCCAGAGTGACTtcatatttagattttattgtattttcttaGTGAATGTGTAGCATTGCATCCACAATAGAAAGGCGCAGAATTATCTGGCAGACGAATCACCTGTGCGGCGGCAGAGATGGGGATCAGCACATTATTTGGAGAGAGAATTTGTTAGAACATTTTGAACACTTAACATATCTGTTCCTGAGCCTCACAAAAGGTGCATTTACAGGGTGAATTCAAGCACACTACAGTTTAATTAATTGAAACTTTTACAATATGGGGCCTCCTTCACGATCATAACCCATCTTTAATCAAATCTTAAGCCCAATCATTTCACCTCTCTCTGCTTTGGTTTTGAAGGTCGTGTGATTTAAAGCGTTTACCGCGTCGGCTCTTACAAAAGTGTGAACAACACTCGAAGTTGgcacatgtttttaattaaacgTTCTTTTATCGAGAGCTGCAGGTTAAGTGACTTGAAGGGACTTTGGAGCGTGAGCATGAGATTAGCTGGCCGCTTGTCCGAGGGCGCGGCTGACCTGATCCAGATCCGGGCCACCTGTGTGGGCTAGCCTGCCCTCCCGTCTGCCTCCTGTACCGTCTCCAGGAAGTGGTCACCAGGCAGCCCATTGCCACTTTTTCCCCCCGTCCCCTTTAACTCCCTGAGCCAGACACACAATTACAAATTCAACACAAACGAAAtgacaaacccccccccccaaaaaaaaacatggcgaTGCGTTAGATaaatctttgaaaaacaaacctgttgTCAGGCATAATAAGACACAACAGATGGGTGCGATAAGTAGGACAGATTCAAAACACAACTAGCCTCGGTTCACCCCAGCGAATGGGGCTGGTCTCCCTTGTCCCGGccttgtgtgtctctgttcagcAGTCGATAGGTTAACCTGCCAGTGGCATCCATCTTGCGTGGCCCCCTGCGCATTACCATTGATCTGGGGGAAATAAAGAGCACACGTGTTATTATATACAGCCCAGAAAAACACCCTCTCTCCGTGATGGAGTGAGCAGGCCAAAT
Encoded proteins:
- the cuedc2 gene encoding CUE domain-containing protein 2 isoform X3; protein product: MDLQKIIHNALHEFIQTYIPDADLSSLDEVLLSYITGVLEDLGSQNSVDENFDVDVFAEMLEAYIPGFAEIESVKVCEMMFSLATKLATARTSENAVPKARTEEISLKLTTLPSEPPPGRETQCLKTQTEGATAKPPGSEWEAQEQHLLEMFPKCSLSEARSALSIAKGDMEEAVRLIIEGDVQLSPSPLNVNHGKSISSLADQKLKESILEKYMLVDNDDDNKTHRPVAPKDAPKKLVRYHGNQVVTTKGERYQLVKKDEAEDMKKTYVNIKPARKYRFH
- the cuedc2 gene encoding CUE domain-containing protein 2 isoform X2; this encodes MLVESVYKLISCSWSWKRKNPTIRFVQWQQKMLQESFHNQAFENAMDLQKIIHNALHEFIQTYIPDADLSSLDEVLLSYITGVLEDLGSQNSVDENFDVDVFAEMLEAYIPGFAEIESVKVCEMMFSLATKLATARTSENAVPKARTEEISLKLTTLPSEPPPGRETQCLKTQTEGATAKPPGSEWEAQEQHLLEMFPKCSLSEARSALSIAKGDMEEAVRLIIEGDVQLSPSPLNVNHGKSISSLADQKLKESILEKYMLVDNDDDNKTHRPVAPKDAPKKLVRYHGNQVVTTKGERYQLVKKDEAEDMKKTYVNIKPARKYRFH
- the cuedc2 gene encoding CUE domain-containing protein 2 isoform X1 — its product is MLVESVYKLISCSWSWKRKNPTIRFVQWQQKMLQESFHNQAFQENAMDLQKIIHNALHEFIQTYIPDADLSSLDEVLLSYITGVLEDLGSQNSVDENFDVDVFAEMLEAYIPGFAEIESVKVCEMMFSLATKLATARTSENAVPKARTEEISLKLTTLPSEPPPGRETQCLKTQTEGATAKPPGSEWEAQEQHLLEMFPKCSLSEARSALSIAKGDMEEAVRLIIEGDVQLSPSPLNVNHGKSISSLADQKLKESILEKYMLVDNDDDNKTHRPVAPKDAPKKLVRYHGNQVVTTKGERYQLVKKDEAEDMKKTYVNIKPARKYRFH